A window of the Bacteroides thetaiotaomicron VPI-5482 genome harbors these coding sequences:
- a CDS encoding DUF5113 domain-containing protein → MVPTKEVRLIDSLNGKAYAYRYRNLDSSYKYAYKAYRQVNLYKSGKAEASNNLGFCAFMNMDFDRAEAYHKEVYKLTKNELELLIADIGLMKICQRTALNKEFYDYRNSALRRMKRIREESDLFADRHEALRLDYAFTEFFLVSSIYYYYLQQRQEAITSIDNIQEDEALSDTNQLLYYHYLKGSASLVAANTPEERKLREFDELYFTWRTAVKSKHPYFEGNGMQGLANLMASPSNFEFFKTRRTHALDQFDFPVDSLFPLRLAQLALEKFREYNDLYQIAGAYVSIGKYLNAHGRYQEALDTLSKALNCVNHHHMLYYHNEVDTLDKLYTFAEGDTTYTGVPWIGQEKVKTVPEWISRIREQLSVSYAGLGMKDASDYNRNIYLDILNFTRQDKELESRYLSLEAGSRQMTVVLFLVIVGLVLVIILWWFFNKRSKIRNQVDVERLQRILSLCRDITSSIPMNVPLIQQGIDQLFGKGRLTLEIPEEGKAALVPSSHRLNRDEKALVHVVEPYIVWAAENEQMVATLSDERNQLEKQRYIYEQHIAGNKRQNLIKKACMAIVNGINPYIDRILNEVHKLTEKGYIDDTKIKKEKYQYIDELVTTINEYNDILALWIKMKQGTLSLNIETFSLNELFDLLGKGRRAFEMKKQKLEIEPTTLMVKADRALTLFMINTLAENARKYTPEGGTVKVYAHATDAYVEISVEDNGRGLSAEDIAHIIGEKVYDSRAIGMKDAADPEELKENKGSGFGLMNCKGIIEKYKKTNELFRVCVFDIESEPGKGSRFYFRLPSGVRKVIGVLLCLLLPLGMASCLHEPLPSILQDSDSIAITTDSTYEDLLDAASDYANAAYFANVDENYEIALQYIDSAMMSLNEHYKKYTRTPKPHRYMKLVGKGTPAELFWWNELFDSDYHVILDIRNEAAVAFLALKQIDAYSYNNSAFTDLYKVQGEDQTLEGYCRQLERSNTNKTVGIILCFVLLIVSLIGYYLLYMRKMLQNRLNLEQVLEINQKVFAASLVRPQTQENEEALQREENTLKEIPQRIVNEAFGSVNELLTISLMGIAVYNETTHRLEYASCPGQEMPEMVQQCFETGEYLSEQNLQAIPLMVEAGGEHQCVGVLYLERREGTQQETDHLLFELVARYVSIVVFNAVVKLATQYRDIESAHEETRRASWEDSMLHVQNMVLDNCLSTIKHETIYYPNKIKQIIGRLNTQNLPEKDEREAVETITELIEYYKGIFTILSSCAARQLEEVTFRRNTIPVQELFDAAGKYFRKVTKNRTEKVELIIEPMDAKVIGDVNQLRFLFENLIDEALAVREEGVIRLQARKDNEYIRFLFTDTRREKSVTELNQLFYPNLARMTSGEKGELRGTEYLICKQIIRDHDEFAGRRGCRINAEPAEGGGFTVYFTIPRR, encoded by the coding sequence ATGGTGCCCACAAAAGAAGTGAGGCTTATCGACTCGCTGAATGGAAAAGCGTATGCTTATCGTTACCGTAATCTGGACTCTTCCTACAAATACGCCTATAAAGCATATCGGCAAGTAAACCTATATAAGTCGGGGAAAGCGGAAGCTTCCAATAATCTGGGGTTCTGTGCTTTCATGAATATGGATTTCGACCGTGCCGAGGCGTATCATAAAGAGGTATACAAGCTGACTAAAAATGAGCTTGAACTGTTGATAGCAGACATCGGACTGATGAAAATCTGCCAGCGGACAGCGCTCAACAAAGAATTTTATGATTACCGGAACAGTGCCCTCCGACGGATGAAGCGTATCCGTGAAGAGAGCGACCTCTTTGCCGACCGTCACGAAGCGCTTCGGCTGGATTACGCATTTACCGAATTTTTTCTCGTTTCCTCCATTTACTATTACTATCTCCAGCAACGGCAGGAAGCGATAACCTCTATCGATAATATTCAGGAAGACGAAGCGTTGAGCGATACCAATCAGCTTCTTTATTATCATTATCTCAAAGGATCGGCTTCTTTGGTCGCAGCGAATACTCCGGAAGAACGGAAACTCCGCGAGTTTGACGAACTTTATTTCACTTGGCGGACAGCCGTGAAGAGCAAGCATCCGTATTTTGAGGGGAATGGAATGCAGGGACTTGCCAATCTGATGGCATCCCCGTCTAATTTTGAGTTTTTCAAGACAAGGCGTACACATGCGTTGGATCAGTTTGATTTTCCGGTAGATTCTTTGTTCCCTTTGCGTTTGGCCCAACTGGCACTGGAGAAATTTCGCGAATATAATGACTTGTATCAGATTGCCGGAGCTTATGTATCTATCGGCAAATACCTGAATGCGCATGGACGTTATCAGGAAGCTTTGGATACATTATCAAAAGCATTGAACTGCGTAAACCATCATCACATGCTTTATTATCATAATGAAGTGGATACGCTTGATAAATTATATACGTTTGCCGAGGGAGATACTACTTATACCGGAGTTCCATGGATTGGACAGGAGAAGGTGAAGACCGTTCCCGAATGGATCTCACGGATAAGGGAGCAGTTAAGCGTTTCATATGCCGGGCTGGGGATGAAGGATGCTTCTGATTATAACCGGAATATCTATCTGGATATTTTGAACTTTACCCGTCAGGATAAGGAGTTGGAAAGCCGTTATTTGTCTTTGGAAGCAGGTTCGCGACAGATGACGGTCGTTCTTTTTCTGGTTATTGTCGGCTTGGTACTGGTGATTATCCTTTGGTGGTTCTTCAACAAACGTTCCAAAATCAGGAATCAGGTGGATGTGGAGCGTCTGCAACGGATTCTCTCTCTTTGTCGGGATATCACTTCTTCCATACCGATGAACGTACCTCTGATTCAGCAAGGCATTGACCAGTTGTTCGGGAAAGGACGTCTGACGCTGGAAATTCCGGAAGAAGGAAAAGCTGCACTGGTACCTTCTTCCCATCGACTGAACCGGGACGAGAAGGCATTGGTGCATGTAGTGGAACCTTATATCGTATGGGCTGCTGAAAATGAACAAATGGTGGCTACGTTGAGCGACGAGCGAAATCAGCTGGAGAAACAGCGGTATATCTACGAGCAGCATATTGCAGGAAACAAACGTCAGAATCTGATAAAGAAGGCTTGTATGGCCATCGTCAACGGGATTAATCCTTATATCGACCGGATTCTGAACGAAGTACATAAGTTGACGGAAAAAGGATATATTGATGACACCAAGATAAAGAAAGAGAAGTACCAGTACATTGATGAACTGGTGACTACCATCAACGAATACAATGATATTCTGGCACTTTGGATCAAGATGAAGCAAGGTACGCTTAGTCTGAACATTGAGACATTCAGTCTGAATGAATTGTTTGATTTGCTGGGAAAAGGACGGCGTGCTTTTGAAATGAAAAAGCAAAAGCTGGAAATCGAACCGACCACCCTGATGGTAAAGGCCGATCGTGCATTGACCTTGTTTATGATTAATACACTGGCTGAAAATGCCCGTAAGTATACGCCTGAGGGGGGAACGGTTAAAGTATATGCGCATGCTACCGATGCGTATGTGGAAATCTCCGTAGAAGATAATGGGAGAGGACTTTCAGCAGAAGATATCGCGCATATCATTGGTGAAAAGGTATATGATTCGCGTGCTATCGGCATGAAAGACGCGGCAGATCCGGAAGAACTGAAAGAGAATAAGGGAAGCGGTTTTGGCTTGATGAACTGCAAGGGAATCATAGAGAAATATAAGAAAACGAATGAACTGTTCCGGGTATGCGTATTCGATATAGAAAGCGAACCGGGAAAGGGAAGCCGTTTTTATTTCCGCTTGCCTTCAGGAGTACGTAAAGTGATTGGCGTGTTGCTCTGCCTGTTGCTTCCGTTGGGAATGGCTTCTTGTCTGCATGAACCCCTTCCGTCGATATTGCAGGATAGTGACTCCATTGCGATTACTACAGATTCTACTTATGAAGATCTGCTTGATGCAGCCTCTGATTATGCCAATGCCGCTTATTTTGCCAATGTGGATGAGAACTACGAAATAGCATTGCAGTATATAGATTCGGCAATGATGTCGCTGAATGAGCATTATAAGAAATATACGCGTACCCCGAAGCCGCATCGATACATGAAACTGGTGGGAAAAGGAACCCCTGCCGAACTGTTTTGGTGGAATGAACTTTTTGATTCAGACTATCATGTGATTTTGGATATCAGAAATGAAGCGGCGGTAGCATTCCTTGCTTTGAAACAAATTGATGCCTACAGTTATAATAATTCTGCTTTTACAGATTTATATAAGGTACAGGGAGAAGACCAGACTTTGGAAGGGTATTGCAGGCAGTTGGAACGATCCAACACGAATAAGACGGTTGGTATCATCCTCTGTTTCGTCTTGCTGATCGTTTCTCTGATCGGCTATTATCTCTTGTATATGAGGAAGATGTTGCAGAACCGTCTGAACCTGGAACAGGTGCTTGAGATAAATCAGAAAGTTTTTGCCGCCTCTTTGGTCAGACCTCAGACTCAGGAGAACGAGGAAGCGCTTCAGAGAGAGGAAAATACACTTAAAGAGATTCCGCAGCGCATCGTGAATGAGGCTTTTGGCTCAGTAAATGAGTTGTTGACAATCAGCCTGATGGGCATTGCTGTTTATAACGAAACCACGCATCGGCTGGAATATGCTTCCTGTCCCGGGCAGGAAATGCCGGAAATGGTGCAGCAATGTTTTGAAACAGGGGAATATCTCTCAGAACAGAATTTGCAGGCGATTCCGTTGATGGTGGAAGCCGGAGGTGAGCATCAATGTGTAGGTGTGCTTTATCTGGAACGGAGGGAAGGAACGCAACAGGAAACGGATCATCTTCTTTTTGAGCTGGTAGCACGTTATGTATCGATTGTGGTGTTCAATGCAGTGGTAAAGCTTGCCACGCAATACCGGGATATCGAGTCGGCACACGAGGAAACACGCCGTGCTTCGTGGGAAGACAGTATGCTTCATGTGCAGAACATGGTGCTTGATAACTGCCTTTCAACGATTAAACATGAGACAATTTATTATCCGAACAAGATTAAACAGATTATTGGTCGGTTGAATACGCAGAACCTTCCGGAAAAGGATGAACGGGAAGCTGTGGAAACGATTACAGAACTGATAGAATATTATAAAGGGATCTTTACGATTCTGAGTTCATGCGCTGCCCGACAGCTGGAGGAGGTTACTTTCCGCCGGAATACGATTCCGGTACAGGAGCTTTTTGATGCTGCTGGAAAATACTTCAGGAAGGTCACGAAAAATCGGACGGAAAAGGTAGAACTAATCATAGAACCGATGGACGCCAAAGTGATCGGTGACGTGAATCAGTTGCGTTTCCTGTTTGAGAATCTGATTGATGAAGCATTGGCGGTTCGTGAAGAAGGAGTGATACGCTTGCAGGCTCGTAAGGATAACGAATATATCCGTTTCCTTTTTACGGATACCAGACGCGAGAAGAGTGTGACGGAGCTGAACCAGTTGTTCTATCCGAATTTGGCTCGTATGACTTCCGGTGAAAAAGGAGAATTGCGTGGAACGGAATATCTGATATGCAAGCAGATAATCCGTGACCATGATGAATTTGCGGGGCGCAGGGGATGCCGTATCAATGCCGAACCGGCAGAAGGGGGAGGATTTACGGTTTACTTCACCATCCCACGCAGATAA
- a CDS encoding DUF5932 domain-containing protein — protein MEEQKFKVIIVEDVKLELKGTEEIFRHEIPNAEVIGTAMTESEFWPLMEAQLPDLVLLDLGLGGSTTIGVDICRNIFKRYKGVRVLIFTGEILNEKLWVDVLNAGADGIILKTGELLTKTDVQAVMDGKKLVFNYPILEKIVDRFKKSVANDAKRQEAVINYDIDEYDERFLRHLALGYTKDMIANLKGMPFGVKSLEKRQNDLIGRLFPNGERVGVNATRLAVRALELRIIDLDNLEADEE, from the coding sequence ATGGAAGAACAGAAGTTTAAAGTTATTATTGTAGAGGACGTAAAACTGGAATTGAAAGGCACAGAAGAAATTTTCCGTCATGAGATACCCAACGCAGAAGTGATCGGCACGGCAATGACAGAAAGCGAGTTCTGGCCGTTGATGGAAGCACAGCTTCCCGATCTGGTTTTGCTGGATTTGGGACTGGGAGGTTCTACGACGATTGGCGTTGATATCTGCCGGAATATTTTCAAACGTTATAAGGGGGTTCGTGTATTGATCTTTACGGGGGAAATACTGAATGAAAAACTGTGGGTGGATGTGCTGAATGCAGGAGCGGATGGCATTATTCTCAAAACAGGAGAATTGCTGACCAAGACAGACGTACAAGCTGTGATGGACGGCAAGAAGCTGGTATTCAACTATCCGATTCTGGAGAAGATCGTAGATCGTTTCAAAAAGTCGGTAGCGAATGATGCCAAGCGTCAGGAAGCGGTAATCAACTATGATATTGATGAATATGACGAGCGTTTTCTTCGCCATCTGGCATTAGGCTACACCAAAGATATGATTGCCAACCTGAAAGGGATGCCATTTGGCGTGAAATCACTGGAGAAACGACAGAATGACCTGATCGGACGTCTCTTCCCGAATGGAGAACGGGTGGGAGTGAACGCGACCCGTCTGGCTGTCCGTGCATTGGAATTGCGCATTATCGATCTGGATAATCTGGAAGCTGATGAAGAGTAA
- a CDS encoding AbgT family transporter, translating to MKSKWRMPHPATMFLLLTMAVVFLSWICDIYGLKVTLPQSGEDIRVQSLLSPEGIRWWLRNAIKNFTGFAPLGMVIIAMFGLGVAQHSGFIDACIRLGVGNRKEKRKVILWVIVLGLLSNVIGDGGYIILLPIAAMLFQWVGLHPIAGIVTAYVSVACGYSANIVLSTMDPLLAHTTQEAALTLMGYQGNTEPLCNYFFMSASTVVITGIVYWVTQKWLLPNLGKYEGSVKVEAYRPLSRKERRALMVAVVVAGIYVALILWLTFSSYGILRGVNGGLMHSPFIAGILFLLSLGAGFTGMAYGFSSGRYRSDNDVIEGLTQPIKLLGVYFVIAFFAAQMFACFEYSHLDKCLAIMGADLLSSFEPAPLSALILFILFTAFINLIMVSATSKWAFMSFIFIPMFAQMGISPDVTQCAFRIGDSSTNAITPFLFYMPLVLTYMRQYDKQITYGSLLKYTWRYSLCILAAWTLLFIVWYLLKIPMGL from the coding sequence ATGAAGAGTAAATGGCGTATGCCGCATCCCGCTACGATGTTCCTGCTGCTGACAATGGCGGTGGTCTTTCTTTCGTGGATATGTGATATCTACGGACTGAAAGTAACGCTGCCGCAATCAGGGGAGGATATTCGGGTGCAAAGCCTGCTGAGTCCTGAGGGAATTCGCTGGTGGTTGCGGAATGCTATCAAGAATTTTACCGGTTTTGCTCCGCTTGGCATGGTGATTATCGCCATGTTCGGACTGGGTGTGGCCCAACATTCCGGATTTATCGATGCGTGCATCCGTCTGGGAGTGGGAAACCGGAAAGAGAAAAGAAAAGTTATCCTGTGGGTGATTGTCCTCGGATTGCTGTCGAACGTCATTGGTGACGGCGGTTATATTATTCTGCTTCCCATTGCCGCCATGCTGTTTCAGTGGGTGGGACTTCATCCGATAGCGGGGATTGTGACGGCTTACGTTTCCGTGGCCTGCGGATATAGTGCCAATATCGTACTGAGTACGATGGACCCGCTCTTGGCGCATACCACTCAGGAAGCCGCGCTCACACTGATGGGATATCAGGGAAACACGGAGCCGCTGTGCAACTACTTCTTTATGAGCGCTTCGACAGTGGTAATTACAGGGATCGTTTATTGGGTGACTCAGAAATGGCTTCTCCCGAACTTAGGAAAATATGAGGGAAGTGTGAAAGTCGAAGCCTACCGCCCTTTGTCACGGAAAGAACGTCGTGCGCTGATGGTGGCTGTCGTAGTGGCAGGGATATACGTTGCCCTTATTTTGTGGCTTACTTTCTCTTCCTATGGTATCCTGCGTGGCGTTAACGGAGGTTTGATGCATTCGCCCTTCATTGCCGGTATCCTGTTTCTGCTATCTCTGGGCGCAGGCTTTACGGGGATGGCTTATGGGTTCAGTTCCGGTCGTTATCGCAGCGATAATGATGTGATCGAAGGACTTACCCAGCCGATCAAACTGCTGGGTGTGTATTTCGTTATTGCTTTTTTTGCTGCCCAGATGTTTGCCTGTTTCGAGTATTCTCATTTGGACAAGTGTCTTGCGATTATGGGAGCGGACCTGCTTTCTTCTTTTGAGCCGGCTCCTTTGTCCGCACTCATCTTGTTTATCCTGTTTACGGCATTTATCAATCTGATTATGGTATCCGCCACTTCCAAATGGGCATTTATGTCTTTCATCTTCATCCCGATGTTTGCGCAGATGGGGATTTCGCCGGACGTCACGCAGTGTGCTTTTCGTATCGGAGACAGTTCGACGAATGCCATTACTCCTTTCTTATTCTATATGCCGCTGGTGTTGACGTATATGCGGCAATATGACAAACAGATCACATACGGATCGTTGCTGAAATATACATGGAGGTACTCCTTGTGCATTCTGGCAGCATGGACATTGCTGTTTATCGTATGGTATCTGTTGAAGATACCGATGGGGTTATAA
- a CDS encoding RNA polymerase sigma-70 factor, which yields MNLPEVSEKLIEQLNHGSTKAFDKIYHTYYLYLCAIAVYYVHDKRVAGEIVNDVFVSFWQNRHHITYPALPYLRRAIQNASISYLRSSAFNERIMTEQMEEIWAFLENHILSSDNPLQALESSEMNEIILRKVEELPAKCRAVFKASLYEGKSYSEIAEEQNINVATVRVQMKIALTKLRESLGTPYMIAILMFL from the coding sequence ATGAATTTACCAGAAGTCTCTGAAAAACTAATCGAACAACTGAATCACGGTAGCACCAAAGCATTTGATAAAATTTATCATACGTACTATTTATACCTGTGTGCGATAGCTGTTTACTATGTACATGACAAGAGAGTCGCCGGTGAAATAGTCAATGATGTCTTCGTCTCTTTCTGGCAGAATCGCCACCATATCACTTATCCTGCCCTTCCGTATCTTCGTCGGGCTATACAGAATGCAAGTATCAGTTATTTGCGGTCTTCCGCTTTTAATGAGCGCATAATGACCGAACAGATGGAGGAAATATGGGCTTTTCTAGAAAATCATATTCTTTCTTCCGACAATCCATTGCAGGCATTGGAAAGCAGTGAAATGAACGAGATCATTCTGCGGAAAGTAGAGGAACTCCCTGCCAAATGCCGTGCTGTTTTTAAGGCGAGCCTGTATGAAGGCAAATCGTACAGCGAAATTGCGGAAGAGCAGAATATTAATGTCGCCACCGTCAGGGTGCAGATGAAAATTGCGCTGACTAAATTGCGCGAATCCCTTGGTACTCCCTATATGATAGCTATTTTGATGTTTCTTTAA
- a CDS encoding FecR domain-containing protein translates to MIEYYDKEELELQISNYLSGNSTDEEKETLLAFLASNEAAARTFREMSAVWALSSVPSFAEIENSNLVRIKERMTAPASSKPVRKLIPVWLKVAAAVILLIGCNYFWYTYTENLTEVYTNADSPYEIKVPAGSRTNIVLPDGTEVSLNAGSVLRYHRGFGIRERNVTLDGEGYFKVAKNAEVPFFVKTNDVQVQVVGTVFNVRAYDDDNYVMVSLLEGRVNLSASANSVMKLFPNEQALYNKNTGRMEKLKTNASKACDWLDGGLTFENASFADIAHRLERKFQVKISIESERLKAEHFSGSFDSNQNIYDILHEINVEKQYTWKVSGDTIFITDKRKGVR, encoded by the coding sequence ATGATAGAATATTACGATAAAGAAGAACTGGAATTACAGATTAGTAATTATTTGTCGGGCAATAGTACCGATGAAGAAAAAGAAACGTTGCTTGCCTTTCTGGCTTCCAATGAAGCAGCTGCCCGGACTTTCCGGGAAATGTCTGCCGTATGGGCACTTTCTTCCGTACCGTCGTTTGCAGAAATAGAAAACTCCAATTTAGTGCGGATAAAGGAGAGAATGACTGCTCCTGCCTCTTCGAAGCCTGTCCGGAAACTGATACCTGTCTGGCTGAAAGTGGCTGCCGCCGTTATTCTGCTGATCGGCTGCAACTATTTCTGGTATACGTATACGGAAAATCTGACGGAAGTATATACCAACGCCGATTCTCCTTACGAAATCAAGGTTCCTGCCGGATCAAGAACGAATATCGTTCTTCCTGACGGGACGGAGGTTTCTCTGAATGCAGGTTCTGTATTGCGCTATCACCGTGGGTTTGGTATCCGCGAACGTAATGTGACGTTGGATGGCGAAGGATACTTTAAAGTTGCGAAAAATGCAGAGGTTCCCTTCTTCGTGAAGACGAACGATGTGCAGGTGCAGGTAGTCGGCACGGTATTCAATGTCCGTGCTTATGATGACGATAATTATGTGATGGTGTCTCTGCTGGAAGGCAGGGTGAATTTATCGGCGTCTGCTAATTCTGTGATGAAATTATTCCCGAATGAGCAGGCACTGTATAACAAGAACACCGGACGAATGGAAAAGCTGAAGACCAATGCAAGTAAAGCCTGCGATTGGCTGGATGGCGGGTTGACCTTCGAGAATGCTTCATTCGCTGATATTGCCCATCGTCTGGAACGTAAATTCCAGGTGAAGATCAGCATAGAAAGCGAACGTCTGAAGGCCGAACACTTCTCCGGTTCTTTCGACAGCAATCAGAATATTTATGATATATTACACGAAATCAACGTTGAGAAACAATACACGTGGAAAGTCAGTGGTGACACCATCTTTATTACCGATAAAAGAAAGGGGGTAAGATAA